The genomic region TTTGAAAATGTAGCAATTGCTAATCGAGTTTCAGGTTTCGTGCTGGCTGTTGCAAAGTGTCTCCCGAGGAGCATCGCGACGCTGCCACTCTCGATCGGATTGCCGGGAAAATTAGGGGTATGGAGGGGATTGCTGTTAGGGCAAGGAAGATTGACTTGTTGTTCTCAGACTCGCGATCGTGAGGATTGTTCCAGTCAGTTTTTTTATCATAAAATCTTGATATTTTCTGAAAAGTTTGAGCGTTTGCGCCCTCAAATAAATGCAAAAATTTCGTTAATAACATGAGTCGGAGCGTTGAATAAAGGGTGGATGAAATTGGGGAAATTGGCGAGGGGATGGAGGATCGAAGATTAAAACGGTAGATTGAAAATTAGAGAGCTTGGCTAGTGAAAGAGATTCGGAGGTTAAAACAGAGGGGATTGCCGGGGAGTTGTCGCATCATTCAGCTCGGGTGAGCAACGATCCTAAAATTAAGTTTCGTTCGCTTCGATCTTGTCATCCGTTGAGGGAAAATTAGCTCCGCTATTATGCGTATTTTTTAACCGTTCGAGAGATGTATAAATACTTACGCAATTTTCCCGAAAGCAATCGCGTGAATTACGGAAGCGATCGCCGCGAACGGAAGTTGGAAACTTTGCAATTTGTTACAAATTCAAATCGATGGGTGAAATGGGGAGATCGGGGGTCAGTTCGGAGTAGGGTGGGGGCGAACGAAACGGGTCGAGCGAGTCTCCGGCGCAGACGCTTCGCGAAGGTGCGAACGTAACGATCGCGGTACCCAAATGGATCCCAACTGGGGGCGAACGCCGGATAAGAGGAGGGAGAAAAGGGAGGGGGAACGAGAGTGCTTTACCGAAAAAATATTTTCTTTTCAAGAAATTGAAAAATAACTTTAAAAATTAAGAGTTCTCCACCGGAATCGACGGGAACTCTAATCAATAAAGGGAGTCAACGGCATCGCCGTCGCGATCGCGCGATCGCCCTCGGGAATAGCGGTTACTGCGATCGATTTCGGGAGAGTTTGCTCGGGGGAGAAGCATTAAAATTGAGCCCGGGGGGGAACGCCGCGATCGCGATCGGATCCCTCAAATAATAAAAATATTAAGGTTGTTGATGGCTGCGAAAAGAAAATTCTCAAAAAATCGATCGAAAAATCCGCAATTTTACACTGTCAGATCGGCAATTTCAAAACGTACTATTGAAACAAGAGCCGATCGATCCCGGATGAGAACTTCCCAGGCGAACGCCATTGGCCAGCGAGGAGCAGCTTCAAGAGGGGAAAAGAAAACAACGATGAATAGACCTTTAGTGAGAACGGCCCATGCGACTCCACAAGCGCGCTATGGTGGAGAAAGACCCCCGGAGTCCGGTGGATCGGCGTTGCAGGATCTAACCCGCTTGACGGCGCAAATTTGCCAAACCCCGATCGCGGCAGTCGTCCTGACGCGGGAGCAACCCGTGCAGGTGGCGGCGTCGGTGGGGGTGTCGGGAGAGCGGTTGGCGCAAGTGGGGCAGTTGTACGAGCAAATTGCGGCGATCGCCCGAGAGGAAGGAACCCGGGGAGAGGGTTGGGCGATCGCCGACGTCGAAGCAGACCGTCGGTTGGCGGGAAAATTGAAATCGGGATTCCGACGTTACCTCCAAGAAGACCTGTACGACCGCAACGGTTTGTGGGTGGGCAGTTTGTGCGCGATCGCCCCCGACCCGGCGCCGATTAGCGACGAGCAACTAGAGAGCTTGCGATCGCTGGCGCGCTTGTGCGAAGCGGATTTAGAGCAATCGGGCGGGCGGGTTAGCGGGCCGTGGAGCTGGACGAAAGCCGAAGTTGCTCGGGAGAAGCGGCGAGGGGCAGCGCAAGCGGAAGGCGATGTCAACCCGGAGGGAGCTACGATCGGCATCGACATGAAAGGGCGAGTGATTGCCTGGAATCAAGGGGCCGAAAAACTATACGGGTGGAGAGAATCCGAAGCCCTCGGGCGCCAAATCGATCGCTTCGTCGGTCGAGACTGGAATCCGAGTTGGGAGACCATTCGCGAGCGAGTTTGGGAGCATGGCGACTGGCAAGGGGATATCATATATTGGAAACGCGATCTAGACCATCAGGGAGGATATCGTCGTTCGCCACGAGCGATCGCGCTGACGAGTCAATGGCGGGCGCAGAGAAATCGCAACGGCCTTCCCTTAGCGATTTGGACGACACAAATCGAAACAACAACGTCAGAGGGGGTGACGGGGGAAAGCGCCGTCATAGAGATTGCCTGTCTTCGAGGGCGAAGTGATTGGGGATCGGACACCATGAGGGCATCGAATAGTTTGCGAGAGAGTAAAAATTCAGTCAACATGATGCCAGAGGGAAATTTAGCCACACCAATACCCATCGAAACTGTGGTGGATAACCTACCCGTGGCGGTTTATCGCAGTAGCGGTTTCGAGGATGACGACTGGCGCCGTTTTCTGGGAGGGGGCTTAGTCGAGAGTTTTGGACAACCCGAGGTCGAGTCGAGAGGGCCGGGAGGGAGGACGAGCTACACTTGGGCCGAATATAAACAGATGCTGCACCCGGAAGATCGCGAACGGGTCGAAGAGGAAATGCAATCTTGCATCGCGCGATCGCAACCCTTCGACCTAGAATATCGGCTCGTCGATCGCGATGGAACCTACAAACGGCTGCGCGATCGCGGTCGGGGGACTTTTGACCCCCGAGGTCGTCTCCTGTCGATCGACGGGATCGTGTGTAACCAAGATCTAGAAGGGGGTTCGGGTCGCGAAGAGGCGAACGCCACCGTCGCCGACCAGCGCGATCGCATCGCCGATCTCAGTCAAGATATGGGGCGGTTGCTCTCCGACGGGGGGAGTCTGACCGAAATTTTGCAACGGGGGGTCGAAATCTGTCTCGACCATCTCGACGCCACCTCCACCGGGATTTGGATTATTAACAGTACGGCAAACTTCCTCGAACGGCAAGTGGTGGCGGGGGAACCGTTTGACGAGGATCGCTTTCCGACGCGGGTAGCTATTGCCTGCGAGAGTGGGGCCAATTCGCAGATGTCCCCTCTCGGTCGAGTCGTGTGCAACCGCCAACGACTGTACGGAGAGAGTTCGATCGCCACGGAAAAGCTCGATCTGTTAGAAGAAACCGAAGCGGATCGGGCTAACTGGTTGGTTTATCCGTTGATGGTTGAGGATCGCCTCGTCGGGGCGATCGCCGTGATTTCCCGTCATTGCGCGATCGCCGCCATCCGCAGCGCCCTCGAATGGGTCACCAGTGGTCTCGCCGTCGCCGTCGATCGCGCCTGGGCGAAAGAAGCCCTACTCTCGCGCCGGGAAGGATTGCTGTTCCGCCTCGCCAGCCAAATCCGCAACTCCCTCGATTTAGATACGATTTTAGAAACTGCCGTTCACGAAATCCGCAGCGTCTTGCAAATCGATCGCTGTCATTTCTTGTGGTACCTACCCATTGCCAAACAGCCGACCCTGACGGTCACCCACGAAGCCCGCGCCCCGGAATTACCGAGCTTGCTGTGCGAATATCCTCCGCAACAAAGCGCCGAACTTGCCGTTAAAATCCGCAATTTACAAGCCTTACGCATCGACGACATCACCAGCGCCACCGATGTCGAAGAGACGACGCGATCGCTGATTGCCGAAATGGGCATTACCTCCGAACTGATGCTACCGTTGGAAACTCGTTCCGGTCAACTCGGGGCGGTGGTGTGCAGCCACTGTAGCGGCCCGCGTCCGTGGAGTCAAAGCGAGGTCGAACTCCTACAAGCCGTCGTCGATCAGCTTTCCCTGGCGATCGACCAAGCCGAACTCTACGCCCAAACTCACGCCGCCGCCCTCGCCGCCCAAACCCAAGCCCAACAACTCAGCGAAGCTCTGCAAAATCTCAAACAAACCCAAGCGCAATTAATTCAAACCGAGAAAATGTCGAGCTTGGGTCAAATGGTCGCCGGAATTGCCCACGAAATCAATAACCCGGTCAACTTTATTACGGGGAACCTCGTTCACGCCAACAACTATACCCAAGACTTACTCGAACTGCTCGAAGCTTACCAGCTTTACTATCCCGATCCGGTGGAGGAACTCAAAGAAAAAGCCGAAGAAATCGATCTCGATTTCCTGGTGGAGGATTTGCCCAAAATTCTCTCGTCGATGCACATGGGCGCCGATCGCATCCGCCAGATCGTCGTCTCCCTGCGCAATTTCTCCCGCTTGGACGAAGCGGAAATGAAGCCCGTAGACATTCACGAAGGCATCGACAATACCTTGCTGATCCTGCACAATCGCTGGAAACCGAGGGGCAAACACCTCGGAATCGAACTGGTGAAAGAATATGGGGATTTGCCGCGCGTCGAATGCTACGCCGGACAGCTCAATCAGGTGTTTATGAATATTTTGGCGAACGCTATGGATGCGTTGGAAAACCAACCCCATCCCCAGATCCTCACGATCTCGACAGAAGTTTGTCAAACCGACCCCCGAGGGAATCCGTCTCACGTCAAAATTAAAATTCGCGATAACGGCCCGGGAATTGAGGAATCGGTGAAAAAACGACTGTTCGATCCGTTCTTCACCACCAAGCCCGTCGGTAAAGGAACGGGGTTGGGCCTGTCGATCAGTTATAAGATCGTGGTCGAGAAACACGGCGGCCACCTCACCTGCGAGTCCGAACCGGGCAACGGCTGCGAATTTATTATCGAAATTCCCGTCAAACAGCCCGCCGTCGCCAGTTGGTGCGCCTGAATCGCCGCGACCCAAAACCGCCGTCCGATGGGGATCGATCCGGCCAGCTTCAGCCGATCGCAGCTTCGGCGATCGCCGAAAACGAAAGAAAAAGAAAAAATTTTTTCTAAAACAGTTGACAAACTTCGGGGATGAACTGCTAAGATAACGAAGGTTAAGTCGATGGGGCGTCGCCAAGTGGTAAGGCAGCTGGTTTTGGTCCAGCCATTCGGAGGTTCGAATCCTTCCGCCCCAGTTGGCCGAATCAAAGTTAACGGATTCGATGAGAGTCGATTCTCAGTTAACCCACTCGAATAGAGGACGCTTGCCATCAGAGTATAGCATCTACACCCAGCCCGCTTTCCTTCGAGGAGGCGGGCTTTGTCCTGTGGGAGTCCGGCGAGGGGCGATCGCCCCCGACGGGTAGAAGATATGGGAAGATAGACCCTGAGATGCGCGAATTTTGCCTATGGTTGCACCGATTCCCACCCTGCTAGCCCTCGACTTTGACGGCGTTCTTTGCGACGGTTCGATCGAATATTTTCAAAGTGCGTGGCGAACTTACGCCCAGATTTGGGAGGGTGAGACCGCGATCGCCCCTTCCGGTTTAGCCGAACGGTTTTATCCGTTGCGACCCGTCATCGAAACGGGTTGGGAGATGCCCGTATTGATCCGGGCTTTGCTCAAAGGGGTGCCCGACGAGCAGATTTTACGGGATTGGGGGACGATCTCCCAAAAGATCGTCACCCAAGAGGATCTCGATCCCGGGGCGATCGCCGCCCGCCTGGATCGGATTCGCGACGAGTGGATCGCCTCGGATTTAGACGGGTGGCTGTCGTTGCATCGCTTTTATCCGGGAACGATCGCACGCATCAAGCCCCTGGTGGATCCTGCAGAGACGGGGGATACAGCTTCGGCGTCCCTTGGCGAACGGATTAAACTGGTCATTATTACGACGAAAGAGGAACGCTTCGTGCGATCGCTGTTGGGACAACAAGGAATCGAACTCGATCGCGATGCGGTCTACGGAAAAGGCGTGAAACGACCGAAGCCGGATATCCTCAAAACATTACTCGCGCAAGAACCGCAACCGCCTCAGATTTGGTTTGTCGAAGATCGGTTTAAAACCCTGGAAGCCGTGCGAAAATACCCCGAACTCGACGCGATCGCCCTTTATTTAGCCGATTGGGGCTATAACACGACCGGGGAGCGATCGGCAGCCCGAGCTCATCCCAGCATCGAGTTACTGTCCTTGGATCGGTTCGGTCGGGGTTTTGGGGAGTGGAGAGTCGGGAGTCGGGAATCGGGAATCGGGAGTGAGTAGGCAAGAGTTAAGCTGTCGAGCATTGACATAGGGCGATCGCGATGCTCGTCTTCCCCGCAAACTGATATTCCGTGTCCATCTCATTGACAAACCGCTCACCGTCTCAATCTAAAATCTAAATGCTTGATTTAAACAAAATTGCGCGGCAAATGCAGGGAATTAGCCAGCATTTGACCAAAGAAGCGGAAGCGGCGCGATCGCGCTTGGAACAAGCTCAAATGCTGCTCGATCGAGCCAGTCAGCGCCAAGCCATTTTGATTGCGGAACGGGAAGACTGGCAAGATCGGATGGCTTTTTCTCCGGCGGTTCCCGTCGAACCCCTCGATATGCGCCCCTACATCGCCACGCCGCCGCAGGTACAAACGGTTTTGGCGACGGACGGTTCTCAGATCGCCCCTTCTCATCACGAAATTGCTTATTGTTATTTGATTAATATCGGTCGGGTTTTACTGCACTACGGTCAAAGTCGGTTACCTTTACTCGATAGCTTGCCCGAAGTGTTTTACAAACCCGAGGATTTGTACGGATCGTTGAAATGGGGAATCCGAACGGAAGAGTGGATGGGGTATCGGCGGGCGGTTTCCGAAGCGACGGCGTTAGCTGATTTGGGGTGTTGGTGGCGATCGCAGCAAGCCGGGGAAGACCCCTCGTCAACCGCCGTGCCTATTTTAGCAATGGTAGACGGTTCGTTAGTGTACTGGTTTTTGGAACCCCTCCCGACTGACGCCCGCCACGAGATTCTGTCGGGTATTTTATCGGCGTGGGAACGCCTGCGAGTGGCGAAGGTGCCATTAGTGGGCTATTTAAGTGCGTCCCGCAGTGGGGAAGCGTTGAGCTTTTTGCGCTTGCAAGCTTGTCCCTACGACCATCCGGACTGTTTCACTCACTGTCCGATCGATGCGGATGCGATCGCGCGGTCTTACGAGAATAAAGCGCCGTGTCAGGTGTTCGACCCGTTACGAGATGCGACCTTTTGGGCGTCGGTGTTGGAACCGGGACAGCGTAGCCCGTTATGGCGCAGTTCGTCGCGGATTTTGGATTTATACGACGATCGCCTCCGTGTTTATTTTTGTTACTTGCATGTCGGTCCGGAGGTGGCGCGGGTGGATGTTCCGGAGTGGGTGGCACAAGATCGAGAAACTTTTGAAATGGCGTTGAGTTTGGTGTTGGGACAAGTTCACAAAGGATATGGCTATCCGGTTGCCCTGGCGGAGGCTCACAATCAGGCGGTGGTTCGTGGCGGCGATCGGGCTCGTTTCTTCGCCTTGTTAGAGCGGGAAATGATTAAGGCGGGATTGACCAATGTGGGGATTTCGTATAAGGAAGCTCGCAAGCGCGGCAGTATCGCTTAGCACGGTCCCATCGGCTCCCCTGCGCTCGTCGTTGGGGGTTAGTTTGCGCGGTTCGTCCAGAAGGTTGCGATGGCGATTGTCCGGACTACGAGGCCGATCCGGAATTAGCAGGAGGGAGGTAGAGGGGTCATAGGGGGCGGCGATCGGCTCGATTGAGGATGGGAGGGGTCTGTTTTGAAGATAATTGAAGGCGGCACAACGGCGCGGACTGAGCGATTCGAGTTGGATGTGGATTCCAAGAGACTTCGCCAGGGGAACAAAGTAACGGAAAAGTAACGGAAAAAGTCGAAAGCGGCTTGCCACAGGTCGGAGACGAGATCGTTACCGAAGCCGCAAACGGTTACGATTCGAGCCACCTCCAGGGCGGTAGTGACGGTATTCCCCCCGGTCGGCGACTTGCGCCCCTGCTTTGGTGGCAATTTGAGAACCCGTGGAGATCGTTACTTTTGGCATCGTTTTAAGTACAAAAACGCAACATCGATTGAGCTTCAGATTTCATAGTCGAGAGCGACACTAAACCATGAATCCAGGGAGTCAAAGTCACGGGTAAAAGAACTAACATCCAAAAAGGATGAAAGGTATAATTAATCGATGTCTTTGCCAGGATGGCTATCCCAAATATTAAACAGAAGAAGAAAAAAGGAATAAGATAAATAAACCAAAATAACAATCCAGTAGTTTTCCACCGTTTTATTGATTTGGAAAATCCTACTTTTTGACTAAAGTATCGCATCGCCACACAAAAAACAATAATAGCGACGAGGCTGGCAAAAAAGTAAAAGATCCTCAATGCTAATACCCATAAAGGAAATTCGTAAATAAAGTGTTCGTGCAGGGCGTCTATCGCTCCTAAAATGGTCACATTTTTTACGAAAGACATACTTTTTGGGTAGCAACCACCAATCTTTATTTTAGATAAGTGAATTGTGCCGTAGACCATCAAGAGCATCCCAATAAAATCATGAACCAAATCGAATT from Oxynema aestuarii AP17 harbors:
- a CDS encoding DNA double-strand break repair nuclease NurA, whose translation is MLDLNKIARQMQGISQHLTKEAEAARSRLEQAQMLLDRASQRQAILIAEREDWQDRMAFSPAVPVEPLDMRPYIATPPQVQTVLATDGSQIAPSHHEIAYCYLINIGRVLLHYGQSRLPLLDSLPEVFYKPEDLYGSLKWGIRTEEWMGYRRAVSEATALADLGCWWRSQQAGEDPSSTAVPILAMVDGSLVYWFLEPLPTDARHEILSGILSAWERLRVAKVPLVGYLSASRSGEALSFLRLQACPYDHPDCFTHCPIDADAIARSYENKAPCQVFDPLRDATFWASVLEPGQRSPLWRSSSRILDLYDDRLRVYFCYLHVGPEVARVDVPEWVAQDRETFEMALSLVLGQVHKGYGYPVALAEAHNQAVVRGGDRARFFALLEREMIKAGLTNVGISYKEARKRGSIA
- a CDS encoding ATP-binding protein, producing MNRPLVRTAHATPQARYGGERPPESGGSALQDLTRLTAQICQTPIAAVVLTREQPVQVAASVGVSGERLAQVGQLYEQIAAIAREEGTRGEGWAIADVEADRRLAGKLKSGFRRYLQEDLYDRNGLWVGSLCAIAPDPAPISDEQLESLRSLARLCEADLEQSGGRVSGPWSWTKAEVAREKRRGAAQAEGDVNPEGATIGIDMKGRVIAWNQGAEKLYGWRESEALGRQIDRFVGRDWNPSWETIRERVWEHGDWQGDIIYWKRDLDHQGGYRRSPRAIALTSQWRAQRNRNGLPLAIWTTQIETTTSEGVTGESAVIEIACLRGRSDWGSDTMRASNSLRESKNSVNMMPEGNLATPIPIETVVDNLPVAVYRSSGFEDDDWRRFLGGGLVESFGQPEVESRGPGGRTSYTWAEYKQMLHPEDRERVEEEMQSCIARSQPFDLEYRLVDRDGTYKRLRDRGRGTFDPRGRLLSIDGIVCNQDLEGGSGREEANATVADQRDRIADLSQDMGRLLSDGGSLTEILQRGVEICLDHLDATSTGIWIINSTANFLERQVVAGEPFDEDRFPTRVAIACESGANSQMSPLGRVVCNRQRLYGESSIATEKLDLLEETEADRANWLVYPLMVEDRLVGAIAVISRHCAIAAIRSALEWVTSGLAVAVDRAWAKEALLSRREGLLFRLASQIRNSLDLDTILETAVHEIRSVLQIDRCHFLWYLPIAKQPTLTVTHEARAPELPSLLCEYPPQQSAELAVKIRNLQALRIDDITSATDVEETTRSLIAEMGITSELMLPLETRSGQLGAVVCSHCSGPRPWSQSEVELLQAVVDQLSLAIDQAELYAQTHAAALAAQTQAQQLSEALQNLKQTQAQLIQTEKMSSLGQMVAGIAHEINNPVNFITGNLVHANNYTQDLLELLEAYQLYYPDPVEELKEKAEEIDLDFLVEDLPKILSSMHMGADRIRQIVVSLRNFSRLDEAEMKPVDIHEGIDNTLLILHNRWKPRGKHLGIELVKEYGDLPRVECYAGQLNQVFMNILANAMDALENQPHPQILTISTEVCQTDPRGNPSHVKIKIRDNGPGIEESVKKRLFDPFFTTKPVGKGTGLGLSISYKIVVEKHGGHLTCESEPGNGCEFIIEIPVKQPAVASWCA
- a CDS encoding HAD family hydrolase, encoding MVAPIPTLLALDFDGVLCDGSIEYFQSAWRTYAQIWEGETAIAPSGLAERFYPLRPVIETGWEMPVLIRALLKGVPDEQILRDWGTISQKIVTQEDLDPGAIAARLDRIRDEWIASDLDGWLSLHRFYPGTIARIKPLVDPAETGDTASASLGERIKLVIITTKEERFVRSLLGQQGIELDRDAVYGKGVKRPKPDILKTLLAQEPQPPQIWFVEDRFKTLEAVRKYPELDAIALYLADWGYNTTGERSAARAHPSIELLSLDRFGRGFGEWRVGSRESGIGSE